The Deltaproteobacteria bacterium genome contains a region encoding:
- a CDS encoding ABC transporter ATP-binding protein — translation MALIELKNVNKKYQSGEAVVNAARDITLEISEGSFVAFVGPSGSGKSTLLNLVGCLDMPTSGSISILGTKVDSLDRVARAKFRGDHLGFIFQNFSLIPVLTVYENIEYPLVMVKNLPKEERQEKVRSLLGKVGMLDQMNKYPNQISGGQKQRAAVARALVANPKIVLADEPTANLDSESAMQVIKVMHRMQEELGTTFIFSTHDQKIVEEAEIIYHLKDGVIVDRIDRKLRA, via the coding sequence ATGGCCCTGATTGAATTGAAAAACGTTAACAAAAAATACCAAAGTGGCGAAGCCGTAGTAAATGCAGCACGTGATATCACTTTAGAAATCTCTGAAGGGTCTTTTGTTGCCTTCGTCGGACCATCAGGAAGTGGAAAGTCTACTTTATTAAATCTTGTTGGCTGCTTGGATATGCCAACCTCAGGAAGTATTTCGATTCTTGGAACAAAAGTTGATTCTCTTGATCGTGTGGCGCGAGCAAAATTCAGAGGCGATCACCTCGGATTTATATTTCAGAACTTCAGTCTTATTCCAGTTCTCACAGTGTACGAAAATATTGAATACCCCCTAGTAATGGTTAAAAATTTGCCCAAAGAAGAACGACAGGAAAAAGTGCGTTCGCTCCTTGGAAAAGTAGGCATGCTTGACCAGATGAATAAATATCCAAATCAGATCTCAGGTGGACAGAAGCAACGCGCAGCCGTTGCGCGCGCTTTGGTTGCAAATCCAAAGATTGTTCTGGCCGACGAACCGACAGCAAATCTTGATAGTGAAAGCGCGATGCAGGTCATTAAAGTCATGCATCGCATGCAAGAGGAACTCGGGACAACCTTTATCTTTTCTACTCATGATCAAAAAATCGTCGAAGAAGCGGAAATAATTTATCATCTAAAAGACGGCGTAATCGTTGATCGAATAGATAGAAAGTTGAGGGCGTAG
- a CDS encoding outer membrane lipoprotein-sorting protein — MKKSVFVLALIFGMNFPVDSSALETANELLKRVDSKLMPESYEAYRRLINEEPNGKKKEYTFFTLKKGTDKVALLYLAPASEKGRSTLRLGENMWLFIPNVNKPVRITSLQSVVGGVFNNADIMAVEYSAEYDAEYDSETSKERILNLKAKNKTVTYDKLKMWITKNGEYLRKVECYGSSGVLIKTLEFKDDKSFGGGIFRPSVIETHSPLYKDYRSTIIYEKIRAKKIQPEAFTLPFMGRLKEFQ, encoded by the coding sequence ATGAAAAAATCTGTTTTTGTTTTAGCGTTGATATTTGGAATGAATTTTCCGGTTGATTCGTCTGCACTTGAAACGGCTAATGAACTTTTAAAGCGCGTTGATAGCAAACTTATGCCCGAAAGTTATGAGGCCTATCGGCGTCTAATTAACGAAGAGCCTAACGGCAAAAAGAAAGAATATACTTTTTTTACCTTAAAAAAAGGAACTGATAAAGTTGCATTGCTCTATCTTGCGCCAGCTAGCGAAAAGGGTCGTTCAACTCTTCGGCTTGGCGAAAACATGTGGCTCTTTATTCCTAACGTAAATAAGCCCGTTCGAATTACCAGTCTCCAATCAGTTGTTGGCGGGGTCTTTAATAATGCAGATATTATGGCGGTAGAATACTCCGCCGAATATGATGCCGAGTACGATTCAGAAACATCCAAAGAACGCATTTTGAACCTTAAAGCAAAAAATAAAACTGTCACCTACGATAAGCTTAAAATGTGGATTACAAAAAATGGCGAATATCTTAGAAAAGTTGAATGCTATGGCTCAAGCGGCGTATTAATAAAAACTTTGGAATTTAAAGATGATAAAAGTTTTGGCGGTGGGATTTTTCGTCCTTCAGTGATTGAAACCCATAGCCCCCTATACAAAGATTATCGATCAACAATTATTTATGAAAAAATTCGGGCCAAAAAAATTCAACCTGAAGCCTTTACTTTGCCATTCATGGGCAGATTAAAAGAATTTCAATGA
- a CDS encoding TetR/AcrR family transcriptional regulator translates to MKKNGKKTTIVHSDKARELLIQAAKSLFGKKGFDGVSVREIADAADVNFSLIRYYFGDKVGIYRACLDLYGNARLSSAVRILEPVASVEEFKVRLKIMIQEIIDSLQQDPDLSRMMMREMESDEPIAADVIRSTLVKMAEAFVYFFTTAQKKGVLRKDINPLFLTQVIQMTLSHLVLTDRARGQFFNMSIKNSLNKTVLIESLHALILNGVLERHPGRKS, encoded by the coding sequence ATGAAGAAGAATGGTAAAAAAACCACAATTGTCCATTCAGATAAAGCGCGTGAACTACTCATCCAAGCCGCCAAGAGCCTTTTTGGAAAGAAAGGGTTTGATGGCGTCTCTGTTCGAGAAATTGCCGATGCAGCAGACGTTAATTTCAGTCTTATCCGTTATTATTTTGGCGACAAAGTAGGAATCTATAGAGCCTGCTTAGATCTTTACGGAAATGCTCGATTGAGTTCCGCTGTAAGAATTCTTGAGCCCGTAGCTTCCGTGGAAGAATTTAAAGTTCGCTTGAAAATTATGATTCAAGAAATCATCGACTCGCTTCAGCAAGATCCTGATTTGAGTCGGATGATGATGCGAGAAATGGAGTCAGATGAGCCGATAGCCGCAGACGTCATCAGATCTACGTTAGTAAAAATGGCCGAAGCCTTTGTTTACTTCTTCACAACAGCACAAAAAAAAGGAGTTTTACGGAAGGACATAAATCCGTTGTTCCTAACGCAAGTTATCCAAATGACATTAAGCCACCTTGTACTTACGGATCGAGCAAGGGGGCAGTTTTTCAATATGTCGATTAAAAACTCACTGAATAAAACTGTGCTCATTGAGAGTCTACACGCGCTTATTTTGAATGGAGTTCTTGAGCGTCACCCAGGAAGGAAATCATGA
- a CDS encoding ABC transporter permease: MSTILKIAVRNLTRYTRRTLLTATLISIGVIFVIVFGGLASSFKNSMINVITGSLLADIQIHKKGYVESIDNLPLNIFLSTAETTEATKIISGNPNVVASSPRIKFSAMLSNYAQTSGVRLIAIYPDKEIKTCPDLAQRIKGRKDLSSIVNPGEILVPELLFKGLSLKLGDEIVVVATNRDGAVNGVTLRVAGYSEGVMGPSGKDGYIHIEDATSLLRMETPEISEIAIKLKEFKYLSGSYKKLADTINGDTFEVHTWEQLTPFSTIVKIVDVLILMVRVILTSIVLVSIMNIMMMSVYERIGEIGMIAALGTLPKQILSIFFLEGILLGLISTVVGVIVAVVILSILTITKLEFKFGSMNIALTPGIPWSEMLITVTIVMVISAIATLQPAIKASKLEPVDALGHV, translated from the coding sequence ATGTCGACTATCTTAAAAATTGCTGTCAGAAATTTAACTCGCTACACAAGAAGAACTCTTTTGACCGCCACCTTAATCTCTATCGGTGTTATATTCGTTATCGTCTTTGGAGGGCTCGCCTCTTCATTTAAAAATTCAATGATTAATGTCATTACCGGTTCACTTTTGGCAGATATCCAAATTCATAAAAAAGGATACGTGGAATCTATTGATAATCTACCTCTCAATATTTTTTTGAGTACTGCGGAAACTACTGAGGCCACTAAAATTATTAGCGGTAACCCAAATGTTGTCGCCTCTAGTCCTCGGATTAAGTTCAGTGCCATGTTAAGCAACTACGCACAAACTTCCGGCGTAAGATTAATAGCCATTTATCCCGATAAAGAAATTAAAACCTGCCCCGATCTAGCCCAGCGAATAAAAGGCAGAAAAGATTTAAGTTCAATTGTAAATCCCGGCGAAATTTTAGTTCCTGAGCTTCTTTTTAAGGGACTTTCCCTTAAGCTAGGCGACGAAATTGTCGTAGTCGCAACAAATCGTGATGGCGCAGTAAATGGGGTTACGCTTCGCGTGGCGGGCTACTCAGAAGGAGTCATGGGCCCATCGGGTAAGGATGGATACATTCATATTGAAGATGCCACAAGTTTGCTGAGAATGGAGACTCCTGAGATTTCAGAGATCGCAATCAAACTTAAAGAATTCAAATATCTTTCGGGTAGCTATAAAAAATTAGCTGACACTATTAATGGTGATACCTTCGAAGTTCACACTTGGGAACAGCTGACGCCATTTTCGACGATTGTCAAAATTGTCGATGTTTTGATTCTTATGGTGCGGGTGATTTTAACATCCATCGTTCTCGTCAGCATTATGAACATTATGATGATGTCAGTTTATGAGCGGATTGGCGAAATTGGAATGATCGCGGCCCTTGGAACTCTTCCAAAGCAGATACTCTCAATATTTTTCTTAGAGGGAATTCTGCTCGGACTTATTAGCACAGTGGTTGGGGTTATTGTTGCGGTAGTTATTCTGAGCATCTTAACCATTACAAAACTGGAATTTAAATTTGGTTCAATGAATATCGCACTCACTCCCGGCATACCATGGAGTGAAATGTTGATTACAGTAACAATTGTCATGGTTATATCAGCAATCGCGACACTGCAGCCGGCAATAAAGGCGTCAAAGCTAGAGCCTGTTGATGCCCTTGGGCACGTTTAA
- a CDS encoding cupin domain-containing protein: protein MSTSSSIKDMVPYKQEGKSVNVLFAEGFKAIGIGLMAKQKLEKHSTATPAFLLVLEGRVEFQIGDAKSIMNSQDFVKIPPDQEHEITALENSKMILIK, encoded by the coding sequence GTGAGCACAAGCAGTTCAATTAAAGACATGGTCCCATACAAACAAGAGGGAAAATCGGTCAATGTTCTCTTTGCAGAAGGTTTTAAGGCTATAGGCATTGGGTTAATGGCAAAGCAAAAACTTGAAAAACACAGCACGGCGACACCGGCATTTCTGTTGGTTTTGGAGGGACGTGTTGAGTTTCAGATTGGTGACGCGAAGTCCATAATGAACAGCCAGGACTTTGTTAAAATCCCGCCAGATCAAGAGCATGAAATTACTGCGTTAGAAAATTCAAAAATGATTTTAATTAAATAA